A genomic segment from Chitinophaga flava encodes:
- a CDS encoding PspC domain-containing protein encodes MKKIININLSSRLIPIEDSAYEMLRQYLDSLKSYFSKEDGGDEIVADIESRIAELFQDKLKKGAHCITDEDIVAVKASMGTPEQFDDAPDSSKKQSQTNDNAEAYMPRPRKRLYRDPENKVLSGVCSGLGAYFNVDPVIFRIIFALLAIGGFGSGVLVYFILWVATPSADTTAEKLEMRGEKVDLNNIKTTIQEELNNMKSQMKNVGNDFRNFSQGRGKQVGNDLERFFMNLAKGLGNVVMFVTKGFFYFLAVVILICLIVTGVAIAISSAALFPLKGLLLSTPTQSYLFWPAIGLLLGIPVVALLIFIVRKLTGIKQGSRYAGYTLMFLWLLGLALGAIVVTSVAKDFRRRSSVPAEVVAIKQPSNNKLVLRVAPGGLSHDNFSWFDDNLLVADDTIMINLVKLRIEKSQTDSFSVQLYRFSQGRTLQQANKYATDIQFNIKQDDSVLYIPDGFSLPLHSKFRGQRLLMVVKVPVGKNIEIGDEIYRHFSFDKYGRRYNSGDDWFIGIDSDDWDDRSGSSTLKMTPSGISDESAEKSSETKISRDSAEAVYHYKGNDTIRK; translated from the coding sequence ATGAAAAAGATTATTAACATAAACCTGTCGAGTCGGCTCATTCCCATTGAGGATAGTGCTTACGAGATGCTGCGTCAGTATCTGGACAGTCTGAAATCATATTTTTCAAAAGAAGATGGAGGCGACGAAATTGTGGCTGACATTGAAAGCCGTATCGCTGAGCTGTTCCAGGACAAACTGAAAAAAGGTGCTCACTGCATTACCGATGAGGACATCGTGGCTGTAAAAGCCTCTATGGGCACACCTGAGCAGTTTGATGATGCTCCCGATAGCAGCAAAAAACAGTCTCAGACAAATGATAATGCTGAAGCGTATATGCCCCGTCCGCGTAAACGCCTCTACCGTGATCCGGAAAATAAAGTGCTGAGTGGTGTTTGTAGCGGTCTGGGTGCCTATTTCAACGTAGACCCGGTGATCTTCCGTATCATCTTCGCCCTCCTGGCCATCGGAGGCTTCGGTTCCGGCGTATTGGTGTACTTTATCCTCTGGGTAGCTACACCTTCTGCTGACACCACTGCTGAAAAACTGGAAATGAGAGGCGAAAAGGTGGACCTCAACAACATCAAAACCACCATTCAGGAAGAACTGAATAACATGAAGAGCCAAATGAAAAACGTAGGAAATGATTTCCGAAATTTTTCTCAGGGCCGCGGAAAACAAGTAGGTAATGACCTCGAACGCTTTTTTATGAACCTTGCAAAAGGGCTCGGAAATGTCGTGATGTTTGTTACCAAAGGATTCTTTTACTTTCTGGCAGTAGTGATCCTGATCTGCCTGATCGTAACGGGCGTAGCGATCGCTATCTCTTCCGCGGCCCTGTTTCCCTTAAAAGGTCTGTTACTCAGCACACCCACACAGAGCTACCTTTTCTGGCCGGCCATTGGGTTGTTACTGGGAATACCGGTAGTGGCACTGCTGATCTTCATCGTTCGTAAGCTCACCGGTATCAAACAAGGCAGCCGTTATGCCGGATATACCCTGATGTTCCTCTGGTTACTGGGACTGGCTTTGGGTGCCATCGTTGTTACCTCTGTAGCAAAAGACTTCAGAAGACGCAGCAGCGTACCTGCAGAAGTGGTGGCCATCAAGCAGCCTTCCAACAACAAGCTGGTTCTCCGCGTAGCTCCGGGTGGTCTCAGCCATGATAACTTTTCCTGGTTCGATGACAACCTGCTGGTAGCCGACGATACCATCATGATCAACCTGGTAAAACTCAGGATCGAAAAAAGCCAGACAGATAGCTTTAGTGTACAGCTGTACCGCTTCTCCCAGGGTCGTACCCTGCAGCAGGCAAATAAGTATGCAACGGATATCCAGTTCAACATTAAACAGGATGATTCCGTGCTGTACATTCCGGATGGTTTCTCCCTGCCACTGCACTCTAAATTCCGTGGTCAGCGTTTGCTGATGGTGGTAAAAGTACCGGTAGGTAAAAACATCGAAATAGGAGACGAGATCTACCGCCATTTCTCTTTCGATAAATACGGCCGCCGGTATAATAGTGGTGATGACTGGTTTATCGGTATCGATTCCGACGATTGGGATGACAGAAGCGGTTCCAGCACCCTGAAAATGACGCCATCAGGAATTTCTGATGAATCAGCTGAAAAGTCCTCAGAAACAAAAATCAGCCGGGATTCTGCAGAAGCTGTCTACCACTATAAAGGTAATGACACCATTCGCAAGTAG